The sequence GGATCGCCTGGGAGCAGGCGAACCGGCCCGATCGGGCGTGGGAGATTCTCGAGCCGCTGGCCGGCGAGCCCGCCAGCGAGATCACCCCCGCGGCGCTCGAGCAGGTGGTGTCGCTGGCAACCGCCTCGTCCGACGCCGCCTCCGCCCGCAAGGCCGCCGATCGGCTGCGGCGCGAATATCCGCAGTCGATCGAGGCCATGCGCCTGCCGCAACCCGCGAAGCCCGCCGAGCCGCCACCTCCTCAACCGGGGGGTTCGGCCGACAAGGTCGGCGTCCAGATCGGCGCATTCGCCGATGCCGCGCGCGCCCGCCAGCTGCTCGAAGAGGCCAGGCGGGCCGGATTCAACCGCACCGAGCTGGAGGCGCAGGGCCAGGGCGACGCAAGACTGTATCTGGTGCGCATCGGCTGGTTCGTGAACGAGGCGCAGGCGCGATCCGCGGGCGAGCGAGCGAGCCAGGAGCTGGGAGTCGCCTATCGGCTGGTGCGAAGGCCGTAGCCGCGCCTTCTCAGCGGCGCCGGATTCCTACTATTCTGATCGGCCCATGAGCCGCGTTTCCGCTTCCGCGACCCGCACCCCGCTGATGCAGCAATACGCCCGGGTCAAGCTCGAACACCCCGACGCCTTCCTGTTCTTCCGCCTCGGCGACTTCTACGAGATGTTCTTCGAGGACGCCGTCAAGGGCGCGGCCCTGCTCGGGCTCACCCTCACCTCGCGTAACAAACACGACCCGGAACCCATTCCGATGTGCGGGATTCCATGGCATCAGCGCGACATCTACGTCGCCCGGCTCCTGCGAATGGGACACAAGGTGGCGATCTGC is a genomic window of Candidatus Sulfotelmatobacter sp. containing:
- a CDS encoding SPOR domain-containing protein, whose product is MIVLLLLLSIWAASTPAARPESSPSAVQHPALALPGGPSLPGAAPRHRSGPTTLPATLEGVLDSYSADSLARPLRQFEQEHGHEPPGADAAFLLGQLHYARGEYRQAFESFARAAARYAPERKSEARYWQGLSALATRDAPQARSALEELAESNGPRGPEARFAVGIAWEQANRPDRAWEILEPLAGEPASEITPAALEQVVSLATASSDAASARKAADRLRREYPQSIEAMRLPQPAKPAEPPPPQPGGSADKVGVQIGAFADAARARQLLEEARRAGFNRTELEAQGQGDARLYLVRIGWFVNEAQARSAGERASQELGVAYRLVRRP